A portion of the Bacillota bacterium genome contains these proteins:
- a CDS encoding metal ABC transporter permease, producing MLTYSFMQRAFLAAILLGGLCSLVGFFVVLRRLSFVTVGLSHAAFGGVALGILLGVSPVLSGGVFTTLVALATGTVSSRTRISEDTVIGVFFSSSMALGVVLLGLAGGYQADIFGYLFGNILAIGREDLWTLGVAGLAVTGFILYFFKELLALCFDEEMARAQGLPVTPLYLGLLVSVAVTVIVSVRLVGVILASALLVIPAATGLALSCNYRMVLVLALASALGSGLTGLVLSYWYDLASGATIVICATLVFLLASGIRMGRARRAARSTPPGEGGISRDQGP from the coding sequence ATGCTCACCTATTCCTTCATGCAACGGGCGTTCCTGGCTGCCATCCTGCTCGGGGGTCTTTGTTCCCTAGTGGGCTTCTTTGTTGTCCTGCGGAGGCTGAGCTTCGTTACGGTGGGCCTGTCCCATGCAGCGTTTGGCGGTGTAGCCTTAGGCATCCTGCTGGGGGTTAGTCCAGTGCTCTCAGGGGGTGTCTTTACCACCCTTGTGGCCCTGGCCACCGGTACTGTTAGTTCCAGGACCAGGATCAGTGAGGACACGGTTATCGGTGTGTTCTTTTCCTCGAGCATGGCGCTGGGCGTGGTGTTGCTGGGATTGGCCGGTGGCTACCAGGCCGATATCTTTGGCTACCTGTTCGGCAACATACTGGCGATCGGGAGGGAGGATCTCTGGACACTGGGTGTCGCGGGGCTGGCGGTGACCGGGTTCATCCTGTACTTCTTCAAAGAACTGCTGGCCTTGTGTTTTGATGAGGAAATGGCCAGGGCACAGGGCCTGCCGGTGACCCCCCTGTACTTGGGGCTTCTGGTGTCAGTGGCTGTCACTGTGATTGTTAGCGTGAGGTTGGTTGGGGTGATCCTTGCCTCTGCCCTCCTGGTCATACCCGCAGCAACCGGCCTGGCATTATCCTGCAACTATCGCATGGTACTGGTCCTCGCCCTTGCCTCGGCCTTGGGAAGCGGCCTTACTGGCCTTGTCCTCTCGTACTGGTATGACCTGGCTTCCGGCGCCACCATCGTTATCTGCGCTACCCTGGTATTCCTGCTGGCATCCGGCATCCGCATGGGAAGGGCAAGGCGGGCTGCTCGTTCGACCCCGCCGGGCGAAGGGGGCATATCCCGGGATCAGGGCCCTTGA